From Watersipora subatra chromosome 8, tzWatSuba1.1, whole genome shotgun sequence, a single genomic window includes:
- the LOC137401487 gene encoding large ribosomal subunit protein eL31-like: protein MAPSKKGEKKKSAMSEVVTREYTINMHKRIHGMGFKKRAPRAIKEIRKFAHKTMGTPDVRIDSRLNKHVWSCGIRNVPYRLRVRLARKRNEDEDSAEKLYTLVTYVAVPSFKGLMTVNVDAE, encoded by the exons ATGGCTCCGTCAAAGAAAGGCGAGAAAAAGAAGTCTGCTATGAGTGAGGTCGTCACTCGGGAGTATACCATCAATATGCACAAACGCATTCATGGAAT GGGATTTAAGAAAAGAGCTCCCAGAGCCATCAAAGAGATCAGAAAGTTTGCCCACAAGACAATGGGCACCCCTGATGTTAGAATCGATTCTAGGTTAAACAAGCATGTCTGGTCATGTGGTATCAG AAATGTGCCATATAGGCTGAGGGTGAGACTAGCAAGGAAAAGAAATGAAGATGAAGACTCTGCTGAGAAGTTATACACCCTTGTCACCTATGTTGCTGTACCTAGCTTTAAGGGGCTCATGACTGTGAATGTTGATGCAGAATAA